A genomic window from Armatimonadota bacterium includes:
- the pyk gene encoding pyruvate kinase produces MAWRYTPPRHRRTKIVATIGPATDSPERIRELVAAGVDVVRFNFSHGRREDHERRIATVRRVAEELDRPVAILQDLQGPKIRVGELAHHRPVHLEEGSEVVIGAQTEVGTAQRLSTTYPDIVKDVQAGDRILLADGAMELSVTAVGGEEVRARVVRGGVLEEHKGINLPGVAISAPAMTAKDRDDLRFGLEAGVDWVALSFVRRPEDIAAVREEMGRAGRSVPIVAKLEKAEAIDRLDGIMAASDGVMVARGDLGVELAPERVPILQKHIIRRANEMGIPVITATQMLESMIDRPRPTRAEASDVANAILDGTDAVMLSGETAVGRYPTEAVRIMDRIAVEVEAASPQLYQTGRHGDRRLGVAEAVGSAACLLAHDLRARAIAVVTRSGRTAQLISKLRPAEPIVALTEDHTVARTLSLWWGVHAIVVPFREDTDAMVVQAEEEMVRRGIADPGDVVIITGSAPLIARGRTNFVKVHRIRRGK; encoded by the coding sequence ATGGCCTGGAGGTACACGCCCCCGCGGCACCGCCGCACGAAGATCGTCGCCACCATCGGGCCGGCCACGGATTCGCCCGAGCGCATCCGAGAGCTCGTCGCCGCCGGCGTAGACGTGGTGCGGTTCAACTTCTCCCATGGCCGTCGCGAGGACCATGAGCGCCGCATCGCCACGGTGCGCAGGGTCGCCGAAGAGCTGGACCGTCCGGTAGCGATCCTGCAGGACCTGCAGGGCCCCAAGATCCGGGTCGGCGAGCTGGCCCACCACCGACCCGTACACCTCGAGGAGGGCAGCGAAGTCGTCATCGGCGCACAGACGGAGGTCGGGACGGCGCAGCGGCTGTCGACGACCTACCCCGACATCGTCAAGGACGTGCAGGCCGGCGACCGGATCCTGCTCGCCGACGGCGCCATGGAACTGTCGGTGACCGCCGTCGGGGGCGAGGAGGTCCGCGCCCGGGTCGTGCGAGGGGGCGTGCTCGAAGAGCACAAGGGCATCAACCTGCCCGGCGTGGCGATCAGCGCCCCCGCGATGACCGCCAAGGACCGCGACGACCTCCGGTTCGGCCTGGAGGCAGGCGTGGACTGGGTCGCGCTGTCCTTCGTGCGGCGGCCCGAGGACATCGCCGCCGTGCGGGAGGAGATGGGACGCGCGGGCCGCTCGGTGCCGATCGTGGCCAAGCTCGAGAAGGCGGAGGCGATCGACCGCCTGGACGGGATCATGGCGGCCAGCGACGGCGTGATGGTGGCGCGCGGCGACCTGGGGGTCGAACTCGCGCCCGAGCGCGTGCCCATCCTCCAGAAGCACATCATCCGGCGGGCAAACGAGATGGGCATCCCCGTCATCACCGCGACCCAGATGCTGGAGTCGATGATCGACCGCCCGCGTCCGACCCGCGCCGAAGCCTCCGATGTCGCGAACGCGATCCTCGACGGCACCGACGCAGTCATGCTGTCGGGGGAGACCGCGGTGGGTCGCTACCCGACCGAGGCCGTGCGCATCATGGACCGGATCGCGGTCGAGGTGGAAGCCGCCAGTCCCCAGCTGTATCAGACCGGCCGCCACGGCGACCGGCGCCTGGGGGTGGCCGAGGCCGTCGGGAGCGCCGCCTGCCTGCTGGCACACGACCTGCGGGCCCGGGCGATCGCCGTCGTGACGCGCAGCGGGCGGACCGCGCAACTGATCTCGAAGCTGCGTCCAGCCGAACCGATCGTCGCGCTGACCGAAGACCACACCGTCGCCCGCACGCTCAGCCTATGGTGGGGCGTCCACGCGATCGTCGTCCCCTTCCGGGAGGACACCGACGCGATGGTGGTGCAAGCTGAAGAGGAGATGGTGCGGCGGGGCATCGCCGATCCCGGGGACGTCGTGATCATCACCGGCTCGGCGCCGCTCATCGCGCGCGGCCGAACGAACTTCGTCAAGGTCCATCGGATCCGAAGGGGAAAGTGA
- a CDS encoding GGDEF domain-containing protein: protein MRPARVGDIQGWLPTQRYVLFLCVLASAGVLAIVLLSLWREPEVPSARDVATLSVVTLLAMLLADDEVADPAEVGMAAGLLVLGPFTAVLMGAVLSPVADLLRGTDRLAVAYRWARRVLPALVAAAVYARVVASPGRVDLLPNLAAYAAVGLAWAAASYAIRARYFASLSGIPMIRFLQAHARPSLGPIVVSLPVGLAVAWLYRENPASLLLFLIPAALAPRLQPVREEVVSTAGVDPATGFDVGDRLWKRLEEEFVRAHRYNQPFTLGVVVLENLDALHKSIGPAAVSAALRDVARILRRELRRSDYVARLDDSRFAVVLVGATVDQAERVGSRVRSEIVLQTPLRVSFGLAGYDAADVDARQLLDVASSAAERARERGGDRIVTGTK from the coding sequence ATGAGGCCGGCGCGGGTGGGCGACATCCAGGGCTGGCTGCCGACGCAGCGGTACGTCTTGTTTCTCTGCGTCCTCGCATCGGCGGGGGTGCTGGCGATCGTCCTGTTGTCCCTGTGGCGCGAACCGGAGGTGCCGTCGGCCAGGGACGTCGCGACCTTGTCGGTCGTCACGCTGCTGGCGATGCTGCTGGCAGACGACGAGGTGGCCGATCCGGCGGAGGTCGGCATGGCGGCCGGGTTGTTGGTCCTGGGGCCGTTCACCGCAGTCCTGATGGGGGCTGTACTGTCGCCGGTTGCGGACCTCCTCCGGGGCACAGACAGACTGGCGGTCGCATACCGTTGGGCGCGGCGGGTACTGCCGGCGCTCGTGGCCGCGGCGGTGTACGCCCGGGTGGTGGCCTCGCCCGGGCGCGTCGACCTGCTGCCCAATCTCGCCGCCTACGCTGCCGTCGGGCTCGCGTGGGCCGCGGCGTCCTACGCGATCCGGGCGCGGTACTTCGCGTCGCTCAGCGGGATCCCGATGATCCGGTTCTTACAGGCGCACGCGCGGCCGAGCCTGGGCCCGATTGTGGTCAGCCTGCCCGTGGGCTTGGCCGTGGCCTGGCTGTACCGCGAGAACCCGGCGTCTTTGCTGCTGTTTTTGATCCCCGCCGCTTTGGCGCCCCGCCTGCAGCCGGTGCGCGAGGAGGTCGTGTCTACGGCCGGGGTCGACCCGGCCACGGGCTTCGACGTCGGGGACCGGCTGTGGAAACGTTTGGAGGAGGAGTTCGTCCGTGCCCATCGGTACAACCAGCCGTTCACCCTGGGCGTGGTGGTGCTCGAGAACCTCGACGCGCTGCACAAGTCGATCGGTCCGGCGGCGGTGTCGGCCGCGCTGCGGGATGTCGCGCGGATCCTGCGCCGCGAACTGCGGCGTTCGGACTACGTCGCCCGCCTGGACGACAGCCGGTTCGCGGTGGTGCTCGTGGGCGCGACCGTCGATCAAGCCGAGCGCGTGGGCAGCCGCGTCCGCAGCGAGATCGTACTGCAGACGCCGCTGCGCGTCTCCTTCGGCCTCGCTGGCTACGACGCGGCCGACGTGGACGCTCGGCAGTTGCTGGACGTGGCGTCCTCGGCCGCCGAACGTGCCCGCGAGCGCGGCGGGGACCGGATCGTCACCGGCACGAAGTGA
- a CDS encoding MTH1187 family thiamine-binding protein — protein MEISVTPLGTPSPSVGEYVAAAVDVIRRSGLPYRVNPMGTTVEGDLEALLALVPRVHDAVFALGVARVSTLLKIDDRRDKPTCMHAKIASVEKHLR, from the coding sequence ATGGAGATCAGCGTCACGCCGCTGGGCACGCCGTCGCCGAGCGTGGGGGAATACGTGGCCGCTGCCGTCGATGTGATCCGCCGGAGCGGGCTGCCCTACAGGGTGAACCCGATGGGTACGACCGTGGAAGGCGATCTGGAAGCGTTGCTGGCGCTGGTGCCGCGGGTCCACGATGCGGTCTTCGCCTTGGGGGTGGCGCGCGTGTCCACGCTGTTGAAGATCGACGACCGCCGTGACAAGCCCACGTGCATGCACGCGAAGATCGCCTCCGTCGAAAAGCACTTGCGGTGA